atttaatatttataattttttaaaaaaaatcttactttaTTTGTTGTAGAATTTGAGCTGTTTTATCTTGGGGGTTTTTCTTATCGccctagtttttttttttaaattcattttgttccTGGCTTCAAAATGCAGAATTTAAATTCCTAGGTCTAAAGTTTGTCTTACTATGACATTAATAAACTTTAAAGTGTGgtacaaatattataaaaattattatttctgaaGGAGTAGGgtttatttttgtgaatttttttttcaataaaaaaaagagaaaatcaaATCTTTCAATGATACTGCCATTTATATAGAAAGGTATAGAAAAGAATATAATGAACACCCGTCAAGTGTCAACCATTATCCCCTTTCTCCCGTTCTGACCTAAATGTTAATAACAGACCTTTGACAGATCTCAGTCGTGTATATGTACACCCATTCCTATCATCTGAGAATTAGATtctttgtaagaaaaaaaattagatcgtgtttatttaaatttaatgtaGATCTCCTTTGTTGACATCAATATAGGTGTAtcataaggattttttttttatatgagcACACGGTTTGTTTAATGCAGTAATGTTAAAGAAATTTGCATGAAGTAGAGAATGCATTAATCTGATTAGAATATTTGTGTGGATTGTGCATATagcttattgtatttgatccgatcatgccaaaaaaaaaaaaaaaaaaaaaaaaataatgattcacgGTGTATTAATCATCTACTAGTATTACTAAGTAATTTGCGTTATTTTTTCGTCACGTTACATTACCATCATTTTCAGTAAATAAATCCCAGTATCTTTCAAGcagaatttaataaaaacaaaacaaaataaagattatacaattcattttttaacataaatgaggtataaatagaaaatatagacAGATTATATTATGCACGAATTTAAATATCAGAGCTTTATCATATCAGATACATAGTacgtaaaaatatataattgccATATTTATCACAGTCTGGATGCAACCATATACGAGTCGCAGTTGAATGAACATCATAGAACAAATGGACGGATATCGATCGAAATTATCATCCGTTGTATAAGTCGATAGGGTTTTTGAGTCTCCGACGTtctcaatcgcaacttctcgacGAAGAAGCTCGAAAGCTCAGGAAGGCCTGAGGCATTGCGATTGTGACGTTATGAAAGAAATGAACTGCGCATTCACACTTCTCTTCGCCATATTTAATGCAACAGCGATCCCAATGATGAAGTGCTGAATGTGCGATATGCAAATTCTGTATCACAGCAAGGTACAGCTGGATGACCCGGATGATCCATTCCAGGGAAACACAGGGGGTAGGAGGGCGGGGTCTGGCTCATGGTATTGCTGGTAGAAGTACACCCTGTAGCAGTATCAATGCAAGAATGACTGATGagaaacaactttttttttaccgttttactctttttttcaaaaacggaCTCATTATCATGTTTTGCTCTTCTGAAAACCTCAAGaaagataaaattgaaatttgattcAAGATAATTGAGTTTTATCATCTTTTTGCGGATAATGGTATTTTGCTGTTTGGGATTCTAAGATACTGTGTTCAATACAAAAATTTGGCTCTCGTGCCATTTTGTCCGTACCTGATTGCTGTAACGAAGTGTTTCCCGACCCCCACGGGACAAACTACACTTGACTTGCTTGCATCCACACCGGACGGGGAATGTTCATTGAATAGATAGGACACAGTCTCCACATTGTAGATTGGTAAACCTTAAACAGAGGGAAacacaaaagattttttttaatcgagtTAATTCATTAGCAATTCTATAGACAGATTTGATATTTCTTTATGATTCTTTGATACTATTCTTTATAGTATACCTGTAACTCTAAGCCAAGCCTCAATTCGGAACATCGTCTGAAGCATTGTTTCAAATGACCTACTTCCGGTTCGGACCGGAACAAACAGTTTGCTGGAAAGATTTGGTGGGAAAGGTCTAGGTGAACTTCCGTTGACTCTGAAGATGCGAAGGATTTGCATTTGCTTTCTATTGAGAGACCCAGTGACAAAATCGTCAGTGTCATTGGCCAGAACGTCGACTTCACctgtttatgtataaaaaaaaaatacggtaTCAGTTTGCTTAGATGTTAGCAACTCTATTTAAATTGCACGTTCCAAATTCAGGAATACTAATATAACTTTTTATGTAATTCTTCATTCCGCCTTTATTACCTATGCTTTCTTTCAAAACGATGTCGGAGGTGCACTTCcttgaaataaatcatataaaagatGTTGGGGTTTTATGGGTTTTTACGGCCTCgggaataaatatttttgcatcTTACAATCAGCTTTACGTGTATATGATAGATAGCTTCtcataaatttttaattctaaCCTAAAAACTTGTTGGACAAATCGTTCAAATATCGGTTACTAAAAAAGGAcagtccccccccccacctttctCCACCAACGTGCCTTGCTATATGATTGTGCCTGGTATCCAAAATAAATATTACCTGCTAATTCCTTATATTGTGGGAAAAGAGTTTGTAAATTGACCACTCGAccttcctgaaaaaaaaaacaccaaccAAATCAGATATtaatattcaatttcaattcaatttcaatttcaatttctttattaaccaattaagggccctcaaggggcaacatgaagactgttgacatacaacatccaatgaacataaaacattcaataaacatatacaagagggaaagagCTGGATGATTTAAAGAACTATGACAGACATGAACAATTaaatagtatatatgtatatatatatgtataattatgtatgttttCATACATTCAATATAGTGTTAAGAAgtcaatttataaattttttttatttcagttcagGTGACTAACGTTTATCTTAAAGGACATACCCTGAGTTCTGATGGTGGATTTCTTGAGAGGCGTTCCATTGTTTCGTCAAATGACTCGAACTTTGCAGGAGTACCCATACCAGGTTTACGTGTTGCTTTTGGCATCACATCTATCAGgtcttaaaaaacaaattcagaACACGtggaaatttgatatttttgacaAGCCATCTGACATAATCTGAACATGCATGAACCAATAAAATTTGAAGCCCACCAATGGTTTCCTGTGTCGGACTTCCGATGACGTAGAAGATCCGGATGATCTGTGTGTAACGTCGTAATTTTCCGCCATTTTCGTGAAACACTGTGTTGTCAGGATCGACGTCTAAACGTTCAAATCCTTCCGCGGCCTTTATCACGGCACATTCTACGTTCAAAATGGttcctaaatttaaaaaaaatacaacagatattatgaattttacatgtgtcatgttgtaattttttttaccgggtggcagtaaatacaaaatttacaacataaaaACTAGTTGTCAgtcataaattttgtttgttgtatTTTCCGTCATCTTGTATATTCAGatttttacaacatgacatataTAGGCCtaatgcattagtttaaagTGGAGATAGGGTTCCGTGAATAAAACAGCGTTGTTTTATCTGCTTATTGATGAGTATATTCTTAACgaaatctatttgaaaaatGCACAAACAAATTTGTtcgttttttgaaaaaatttggaaCTATTATTGTAGTCACCAGCTCATATACAAGTATACCTCCAACGGGCTCGCTCTTTAGTTCGTTGTTCAGTTTTTCCATGGTTTTCTTAAGGCCTTCGTATGACATAATTGTTTGCACAAAAGCCGGGCCGTAGTATCTCCTTCTTCTGCCCATGTAATAAGGTATCGGGATTTCCACTTTGTCGGGTACCCGACTGCGAAGTCCGAGTTGTTGTGGGGGAGCGGATATGTTATCGCGGACGTACAGCCACATtctgaaaaacatattaataAGATTTGTGTAGTAAGTGTAGTGTAGTAAAATTACTAGCAATGTAATTTAGACAGAAAAAAATGGACCATGTTCTCAATAATAACGTATTTTTCTAtccaatacatttataaaattttgtatattcaatttagatatttaaagtaaaaattaaaaaaataagtctttgccaaaattttacaaaaccaTAGTATCAGAATTTTAACAGCGTTTCGAAAATATCAGGATTAGAGGATTTGTGTTGATGAAATTGggattaattatatatattacttaaaaatgaaattccatATACATGAAATTACGTTAATGATTACTTTAAAATCGGGCACGTAGCGTCGTTTTTGTAAGTGTGTtttgggcgggggggggggggaggggagggaTAGGGCAGACTCAAGGAGTGAGGGAAAGGGCAATTTAGTTGTTCAATTTTCTGTACGTAAACGtaaaatgtttgctgcgagacaCCCCCCTTTTGATGTTACGTGCCCATGTGCTTTCAGTATGTGATAAagcatttaatttaaacattttctcgaAAACTGAAAATGTGTCTTTCGATCATAACAATAAGCATTAGCACCATAATATTCGCTCATGTTCTTTCAAGAAGCCACATTGAAAACCTACTTACCTGATGCCATTGATGTTAACGTTGAATCCGTACGTGGCTTCGTGGAACAACATACTCTCCATTAACACTTCTCCACTGCTTTCCACTTTACGTTCCACGGTCTCACATTTCCACACTCCGTAGCTTGGATTTCCTCGCAACCAATGGTTGGCGGCCTCGATTAAGGTACTATAAAGAAATTACGTggtataaaagttttaaaaataaatacagcaCGTAAGCGCAAGGTAGTTGTCACTTTTTCCCAAAGAATTTGCATGGCCACAAATCATGCACATTTCCAAGTATATGAGAACGGTATATGTGTTGTAAGATGTAATATGTAATGATGGAGTGGCCACATATCCATCTTGCTCAAAACCAGAGAACACAGTTGTGTGATCCAActgtcattttaatttgtttttaaaaaagagatttGAATTTGAATGTATGAAAATTATTGGACGTCAACGAATCAACGCCGTTggtaataaaaataacataagtCGTATTTGCAGTAGGACGCGACATGAATTACACTTCAATacatttgaatttgataaacGATAAcgatatatttgtaaaatgacatttatTATCTGAAATGTACTTTCAGTGGGTTAGATGGTTCTCTCTGTAAgtaatgagttcgaatccctcttgggattttaaaatttttaccttttcaaaaaattttaaaacgtatttttttttgggggggggggttaaaatatcgtaacatttgaaaattctaaaccaatgaaatattttaatcataatattctttaatccacattaaaaTCGACAGAAGTCCGATACCTGGATGTAACACAGTAAAGTTAAAACCACTTTGGCATTACTAAGAAAATCAATCGAAATTGAATTGATAGAAAAACCAAATAACCCTTCATATATTATTGCTTCATTTGCATGGACGATCAAAGAAAATCGAAGCCTACCTGAATCTATCGTATTCGGGTGGAACTTTTCCTTTCATATTTCCCGGGAAAAGACATCGCGGCATAATATCGATATATGCTAAGGGCGGTAACTCTTCCCTGGATACGTCTGTTTTGGCCGACGTTAGGGTCTGATGGCCCATGATCTCTTCGTAAGATGGGGGAGGGATGTTCTTAAACACATCCTCCGCACTCATGGGTGGGATAGGAGGTGAATCCATGCCTTAAAAATGACGGTCACGTCTTGGGAAGCTTTGTACCAGCACGGCTAAACTGGTTAATATTGACgtgaataataataaagaacaaAGCACGTGAATATTCCGTTCCTCCGGTATCGATGTTCCACACTTTGACTCTCGATATTTATAACTTATAGGGTCTGCGACCTTTAGACTCGTGTACTCAAACAATTGATCGGCGAGGCATTGCGAAACTGACCATTTCATTGAAAGTCATTTAAATGAGCAAGATATACTTAGTATATATAGGTGTTTTGTAAGTGATTTACTTACATTTTATAGTGTAACATTAAGAAACGTTGATTTGTGGTACATTTCGACATCAATCTATATGTTAACACGGAAAACCCTTCACTAATAACTAAATTGTTGCTTTTTCCTAAGTGAAAGTTTGATCATAGCTCCTATTAGATAAATATTTGCCCGAAAATACACGGTAATATTTTTCACGATTTGTGTTCATTCCGATCCTTGAGTTCAGATTGATATGAAACAAATCTCTCAATACGTTGCAGTGAGTCGCACACAGCAGAGTCTTGGAGAGTGCCAAGTAGCATGTGTGCTCACAGAAGGatggatgaatttcattatttatttatacccAAGCAAAATATGTACCAAGCAAATGCTTCATTGTCAGTATTATATACACGTGTTATTATGACAACCCTTGCTTACACATACTGTAAAAAAATAGGAGCCAAACTGGCgaacatattttcaataaaaaggacactgtattttttaaacaaattttgtaaataaaagagATACATGATGGTGCATTTCatatatatacgagggttgtcccaaaataatgtagacatgacacataatttataatctgttcactgcaatttcattagacttctatgttttcttcaatgaccctttggcaaacaatgctgaaaagttcaaatctgtactttatttatttctcgagaaaatgaataattagtaacaacaagttttgtcaggcggcgcaagGTGCGAAgtcgaaaatttccagttttacgttgttgctaaaccctccacatcgttAACGATAACATTaacgttttatttccgaaaaaatattatctttgaacatgtaccctgagtgcacattcaacatatatatctagtttgtttttttttttaatatttttaagtacaaacgatctgtcggctccaaacttgccctgtattacttgttgtctaacgtccgtcttgCCGAAATGTGTCGTTCAGCATTTTGACCtccattgatatcgttcggggtttcttttttccacttattgtcatcatacttgatcaaatatgtttaatattatttaactacttattcacaaaacgcatttctaatcgattttgttattttcatttacttccaaagcagcttaggatttatttcatggtctttacaaaattgtattagttactgctgcgccgccttaaacgctgacatCGTCATTTTAATACAAGTTAACTTTTTAACTTGTCACAAAGCgcgatataaaatattaatgagttttgttatagccaaaacattttctgagtaaataatcaaattattatcaaatatcaatgtatgttttatttgaattttttcattcgataAGCTTTTTTCctcgcaattttcatttcattatgttgatttgaactttttgtttttgacattgcgccgcatgtcgaatttctgatctaacatgctttcatttcactaatttcctctcagaaaatatttgattttaaaacattatttgaatgcaaattttttgaaccctttgtggcacaaatttcatcttcctttgtcttcgactgaataacgccacttgtctacgctattttgggacaaccctcgtatgtgGGAAACATGCCAAacttttatacaatatattcaAGCGTTATTCAGCTGTCGTTGTAAGGAAATAGACATCTACATTGACATAAGAAAATCATTCAGACATTCTTGTTCAAAACTTCATTTGAACGACCATTCCTTTTGCTAAATTGCAGCTTCAACTGATATTGCGTAAAGTTTGGTAATTGCAGTCAGTTTATTTTGAGTATCGCAAAATATGaagattcttttttaatttattgtgtaACCATATCAACGGATTTCAATTTTCATATGCTAaactataaaacaatataaagatCTTCCATTAAAACCAACttatgttgaaataaataaaaaaaaatttgttatatatatgatGTGTTGTCTATATACGTTTATATACCATGTTAACACCTTTTAGATCCATGAATAAATttctataatttgaaaattttacaacattttttatctaattattttattttgtatagctTAAACTGATGGTACCACTTgccatttgtttttaaaatagctTGAAATGgctattttttcaaattctttatcTGTTTCTATGGCAACCAGTCCCCCATAGTAGCCAAACATTTTACAAATGCCcccttttttacctgtacaaaaTTAGAAATGATGCCGCTTGTCAATCAAGTGTTTGAAAGTGAAACTAAAGTAGAATTtaataaactttgaaaataagAATGGTACTGCTCGAATAATTTTAAGCagtttttatatgtattaagAGTTAAACAGTGCCTTAAATGGTATTTTTATCTAAATGTGCAGACAGTAaatttgagaaacccgacaaaAGTATATAGCCAGTTATATAAATCAAGAACTTTCCGCTGCTGATTCTTATTGTGAAATAGGTTTCCTCTGATATCACTCACAGCAGGGTCTATCCGTGCGCGCGTGTGTATTTGTATGTTAGGTATGTACATGGTAAACCGAATgttgaattttccattataataaagtcattcaaaataaaatctaatcaTCATAttacaaattaatcaattgatattACTAGGCttgataataatattaattgtccttcattttatttactaaaaatcaagttaattaaaatcacttAATAGACCCTTTTCCCTAGTtctgtatcatattatatgtaatTACAAGTAAAATTCCAGAATCGCATTCTAAAATAAACTTCAATTGAAACACATTGTTTCTTTCCCAGCAGTAGACTATTTTTGcaatgtttttgaaaagaacagAACTAATCATTGAAGTATCTTGAAGACTCATTCATGTACAATTAATTGGAAGATATACCAAGATATTGTTTAACATTTGGTTCATGATTGAGATCAATGTTCCTGTGCTTGGAAGCCTCCATATTCAGAGGATCTTGATTTTTGGACCCTAACGCAAGGTTTTAATAAAAGGCTTTGAAATCACTACATGTTTATACTTTTAttccattaaaattatttcaaatagatttttaaatagtTACGGAAAAATGTTAATAGATCAATTTTCTTGTAAAACAGACGCAAAACaatcataatttgaatattttttaaaaagtaaggtATATTGACCTATAAGAGTACAAGTTTTGACCATTTGGCCATAGCAATTAAGCCCCCACATTGTGGGCACTGTCCCAAAGCCCGGAATGTTCATACTCATTACATGCaaacttataaaataaattcaaagaaaaaaatatgaatacccACAGTTGCATACAGTTTAATTACTTTTGCCCCATTTAACATCAatgtttctaaaacaaaaaatattacactGATAATAAAGAAGTTCAGATTTTAAATTGTccttaaagaataaaaaactcCAGAAAAGATGGGCCTCAGTATTTTCTTAACCACctgaaaacaaaaagatatgaaaagattactttaaaatcataatgtgcatttatgaataacaaaaaatgtttagtaTAACTAATCCAGTGAATAAAAGAGAAATAGGATTTAATCACAatttaaaccttaaaataaatacaaaagtgAAGAAGAAtatgaaaaagttcacacaTTACTTACATCATTTACAAAAAGTCATTGACAGTTAAGGCAGACAAGTCTTATCAGACAAGAAAAGTTTTCATGAGCTAGTTTATGACTTCTTTACTTACTTATTGGTTTCCATGTTGTAGAATAATTCAACTTTGTTCTCATAGTAAAAACTGGAGGGCTGCCCATGATTCATTTGACTGTATCCCCCTTTCAGACAAACATTGCCCCCCTCAGCCGAGGTAGAGGCAGCAGCCCTGGGCTCAGGGAGTGCCTTCACAAAGAACCAACACTTGGTTCTAGGATTATAACACTCCACCGATGAAAGCAAGCTGAATtgatgataaataaatgaaaataattataaaagttaTCATCCAAATTTCTTtctattaattttaatcaatattcgATCTCTTTTGTCCTGAAAATTGTGAAGACATATTGGTACATACCGATTTCCTTCACCTATTCCACCAATAGCAAATATATAGCCATCTACTTCACAAAGGGAATGCTCCATCCTGGCAATATTCAATGGAGCCACTGGTCTCCACTCTTTGGTCTCGTACGAGTACACCAATACTTTATTAGTGGGGGAGGGACACTCCGAATCTTTGTACCTGGCTCCACCtacaatttgatttgacaaatatatattctcttcaaaatgaaaattatttcgGTGATCTGAAATTTTTGCTGATTTTGTGATATGCTTTGCCCCAGACCCTGTCAAAGTCCCGTGGAAATTCGACCACCTTGATCTATCTACTACTACAATCTTGATAGACCTCTAACAGtgacttttttcttttatgacattaagtttccattttaaaatttaaaagatatggTCACGTTAAAAAAAGTAAGACACAGaaaagaatgaaagaaaacatgtccTTCAgtttattatattgatgacatgaaaaactaaaagcatTGCATAAATCAAGcttcattaatattttgaaatgttaatcAAAGGGAAGGatcttattttttaagatatccACAgattagaaatatatagaaattttaaacaaaaacgcACACAGAGAAACACAGGAGAGAACTTCCAAATTCCTTCCAGATGTCTATGATATTAAGACTAAAGAGTTACTGACATTCTTTATAATGAAGTAGAACTGTATCTACTTACCGACCATGTACCACTGGTCTCCTCCCCACACCATCGCCTTACTGGTATCCTCTTTACTACCATCAGAGTGGTCCTGTTTTTTATGTCGTTTACTCCTTTTCTTTTTGACATGTTTGACACAGTCGTTGCTTTTCCCCTCTACTATGGAAACATCTTTTTGCTTTGGTTTCCTCCCCATCATGCAGTCCATGCTTTGTAGTCCGGTTAAGCTTGGTTTGGTATGATTATGATCCCATTGCAGATTGTCGTTCATCATAGACCCTAGGTTTATATGTAATTTATGATCATATAATGAGCTGTTTTAAGCAAGttcaattattcaaaaataataaactcTGGTCatcatatgtacatataattatgaagCAAGTCCCTAGCTCTGTGTACCTGAATATCTAGCTGAatgattaatattattatttcaaCCCAGAACTTTAAGATATCAATTTCCACATTGATTATGAAATTCTTTGTAAAGAAGTTTATAACTGTCCCTGGGACAGACCATACTATAATAACATCTCtgaaatgaatttcaaatttaaatatttgaagtgTCTAAAAATTAGGAGCATTCATGCACTTTGATAAGATTTGTAGTTTAAACCTTGATCAACTTAAATTTGAAAGTATCCAACTATCCATGCCCCTTTGCCTGCAACTATGCATCAAGTGAATAAAGGTGACATAAAGATGAAGTGATTAAAAGGTGGTTATGTACAAATAAGATGGCTATCTTAGCTATATACCTAAATAGTACATTGTTACCAAGGTAAAcacatacagtaaaactcgcTAACAAGGAACTTGGATATTAGAATAATAGGTTTAGTTGGATTAATGAATGAAGTAATAATATTTCACCCATCATTTGTTAAATTCTCTTCTACTAATATAAATAATCTTACTTAttaggaaacaaaatttcttcaTCCTAATATCTCTTTTTACATgcatgtagagaattttactgAACTATAACATTAAGTCAATTTTCCTTATGATGAGCCTGGAAAAATATACTTTTCACTGTTTTATCCTCCTTTTTATATCCTTTTCtcatcaatttctttttaattttgatggtatattgacaatgaaaatattacattttgaatCCCTGTATTGCTTGATACAAGGTGCAGAAATGGTGGACGAGCTTTGACTTTGGGAACAGGCATGACGATTAAAATCCTCGACAGCATCCTCAGTCATTAGAACAATGTCATA
The nucleotide sequence above comes from Magallana gigas chromosome 2, xbMagGiga1.1, whole genome shotgun sequence. Encoded proteins:
- the LOC105318448 gene encoding uncharacterized protein is translated as MDSPPIPPMSAEDVFKNIPPPSYEEIMGHQTLTSAKTDVSREELPPLAYIDIMPRCLFPGNMKGKVPPEYDRFSTLIEAANHWLRGNPSYGVWKCETVERKVESSGEVLMESMLFHEATYGFNVNINGIRMWLYVRDNISAPPQQLGLRSRVPDKVEIPIPYYMGRRRRYYGPAFVQTIMSYEGLKKTMEKLNNELKSEPVGGTILNVECAVIKAAEGFERLDVDPDNTVFHENGGKLRRYTQIIRIFYVIGSPTQETIDLIDVMPKATRKPGMGTPAKFESFDETMERLSRNPPSELREGRVVNLQTLFPQYKELAGEVDVLANDTDDFVTGSLNRKQMQILRIFRVNGSSPRPFPPNLSSKLFVPVRTGSRSFETMLQTMFRIEAWLRVTGLPIYNVETVSYLFNEHSPSGVDASKSSVVCPVGVGKHFVTAIRVYFYQQYHEPDPALLPPVFPWNGSSGSSSCTLL